A stretch of Candidatus Macondimonas diazotrophica DNA encodes these proteins:
- a CDS encoding response regulator: MDNKQIEIDDQAAGGANRLAMRVMVIDDSKTIRRTAETLLMREGFEVITAQDGYEALGLVVRHRPDLVFVDIMMPRLDGYQTCALIKRHPDFRHIPVVLLSSKDGLFDRARGRLVGSERYLTKPFSREELLEAISAFKAGETTSTGRGLQ, encoded by the coding sequence ATGGACAACAAGCAAATAGAAATCGATGACCAGGCAGCTGGCGGAGCTAACCGACTCGCAATGCGGGTAATGGTGATCGATGACAGCAAAACCATCCGTCGGACGGCCGAGACGTTACTGATGCGCGAGGGCTTCGAGGTCATTACCGCGCAGGATGGTTATGAAGCGCTGGGGCTCGTGGTTCGTCATCGCCCTGATCTGGTGTTCGTCGACATCATGATGCCGCGCCTGGACGGCTACCAGACCTGCGCGCTGATCAAGCGCCACCCGGATTTTCGGCATATCCCCGTCGTTCTGCTCTCCAGCAAGGATGGATTGTTTGATCGCGCCCGTGGCCGCCTGGTCGGGTCCGAACGATATCTGACCAAACCCTTTTCGCGCGAGGAGCTGCTTGAAGCGATTTCCGCGTTCAAGGCTGGTGAAACAACATCGACGGGGCGGGGGCTTCAATAA
- a CDS encoding response regulator, with protein MARILIVDDSPTELHVLRRLLEKHGYQILVAHDAVQAIDLARRERPDLILMDVVMPGMSGFQATRKLARDQQTASIPVFIVSSKNQESDRVWGLRQGAVDYVLKPVNEHDIIPRMNAVLGT; from the coding sequence ATGGCGCGGATACTGATCGTCGATGACTCGCCGACCGAACTGCACGTGCTGCGGCGTTTGCTGGAAAAACATGGCTACCAGATTCTGGTTGCCCACGATGCGGTGCAGGCCATCGATCTGGCCCGTAGAGAACGCCCCGATCTCATTCTGATGGATGTGGTCATGCCGGGCATGAGTGGATTTCAGGCGACCCGCAAGCTTGCCCGTGATCAACAAACGGCGTCCATTCCGGTGTTCATTGTGAGCTCGAAGAATCAGGAAAGTGATCGGGTTTGGGGTTTGCGTCAGGGGGCGGTGGATTATGTACTCAAGCCGGTCAATGAGCACGACATCATCCCCCGCATGAATGCGGTGCTCGGAACGTGA
- a CDS encoding chemotaxis protein CheW, translating to MPETAALLEPVDPFAALCRLDRLCHAGPIRPSPEASWPEVESPEMAQALVFETDGWLLALPQPWVVEVLRRPRLTRIPNAPDAIQGVTNLRGMLVPVLAVTALMGWRGGGLPPPLIVCLAQGSQILGLGVQTLHGLQSLASGLRHDGPTPRLLQPAIWCGGVVLSDGRWAGVPDWPTLLRVAHVNPVT from the coding sequence GTGCCGGAGACGGCCGCGCTTCTTGAACCTGTCGATCCCTTTGCGGCGCTGTGTCGCCTGGATCGGCTGTGCCACGCCGGGCCAATCCGTCCGTCGCCCGAAGCGTCCTGGCCCGAGGTGGAGTCCCCGGAGATGGCGCAAGCACTTGTCTTCGAGACGGATGGTTGGCTGCTGGCCTTGCCTCAACCCTGGGTCGTGGAAGTGCTTCGACGGCCCCGGTTGACGCGCATTCCGAATGCACCCGATGCGATCCAGGGTGTGACCAATCTGCGTGGCATGCTCGTTCCAGTGCTTGCCGTGACCGCGCTGATGGGATGGCGTGGGGGCGGTCTCCCGCCCCCACTCATCGTGTGTCTCGCGCAGGGTTCCCAAATCCTCGGATTGGGCGTTCAGACACTTCATGGCTTGCAGTCCCTCGCGTCGGGATTGCGCCACGACGGTCCCACGCCGCGATTGCTGCAGCCAGCAATCTGGTGTGGGGGCGTCGTTCTGTCGGATGGCCGTTGGGCAGGCGTGCCCGATTGGCCCACGTTACTGCGGGTGGCGCATGTCAACCCGGTAACCTGA